Part of the Natrialbaceae archaeon AArc-T1-2 genome, GAAGTGACAACGTCGGTCGCGTCGTGACGCCGCTTGCAAGCGTCGCGGTCAACGTCACGGCCGAGGACGCCTACGACGTCTACCTCGTTCGAGATACGAATCCGCCGTCCGTCGCGGGGCTGGCGGACGCCGACGGCGAGAGCGCGGGACGATAATCTCCGTTCAGTCGTCGTTCCGTTCGGCTGCGCGTTCGTCGACGACGTCGATGGGGACGCCGCCTCCGATGCCGCTGTTGCGCTCCGAGTCGCCGAACCCGGCGCTCAAGACTCGTGTCAGCGCCTCTTCAACGTCTTCGTCGATCTCGGTTATCCGGTCGGACTCGACCTCGATGACGAATCCGGTGGTGATGTTCGGCGACGTCGGCAGGAACAGCACTTCACGTCCGTCGTCGGTCGTCTTTCCGGTTTTGAACGCGGTCATCCGAAGCCCGTTCCAGGTCTCGAGTTTGACGGGTTCTTGCAGCGACTCCTGTTCGCCGAAGGCGGTCTCGGCGGCCATCTTCGAGGCGTTGTAGACGACTCGAAGTCCGGGAACGCGGTTGGCGACGTCGTCGACGACGCGTTCGACGAGGCTGCCGACCGTCGTTCGCATGAGATAGCCGACCGAGAGCGTGAGAATGGCAAAGACCGAGAGCGCGACGAGAACGCGAAGGAGCTGTGCGATCTGTTCGCGCGTCTGGACGGCCTGATCGCTACCGCCCGGGATCAGCGGCCGGAGAACGTCGGCGTCGAGGATCAGTCCCGGGGTCAGTCCCGCAACGAGTCCGTAGAGCCAGTAGATGATGTAGAGGGTAACGAGTATCGGGCCGAGAACAATGAGCCCGCTCGCGAAGTCCCGCTTCCAGGAGGTCATGTCCGGTAACTCACACCACGGGATTATGAGCCCTTCCTTTCATCGCCCCAAAACGGCTCGGGCCGCGAACGTGATGTTCTCCGTGCGTTCTGTCATGCGTCGATAGAAGTACGACTTCCACCGGTCGCCGTGAGGGACGTACTGCCAGACCTCGTACTCCGATGCCAGTTCGTACTGTGTGTCTTCACGAACACCCATCAGCATCTGGATCTCGAAGTCCGTCCCGTAGGTTTCATGGAGTGCAATCGCGCGTTCGATCACCGCCGGATCGTGACTCCCGACCGCAACCGCGCCGTCGTACTCGGCGAAGGCGTACTCGAGCAACGACAGGAGCTCACGGTCGACGACTGTCTTGTCCGTGTACGCGACCGACGCCGGCTCGTCGTAGGCACCCTTCGTGAACCGCACCTTCCCGGGGACGTCGGCCAGTCGTTCGACGTCGTCGCGAGTCCGTCTCAGGTTCGCCTGCACGCAGACGCCGATCCCGCCCCCGTGTTCCCGTGCGAGCTCCTCGTAGGCCTCGAGCGTCGCGTCGGTCGTCGTGTGATCTTCCATGTCGAGCCAGACGAAGACGTCCCGCTTGCGGCCGTGGGAAACGACCGCCGCGAGCAGCTCCCGGAAGACGTCCTCGCCGACGTCCAGCCCGAGCTGAGTTGGTTTGACCGAGACACACGCCGACAGCTCGGCGGCCGCAATGTCGTCGATCAGTCGGCGGTACTCGTCGGCGTCGTCTGCGGCGGACTCGCGGTCCTCGTAGTGTTCCCCGAGCAGGTTGAGGATGGCGTTGACGCCGCGGTCGTTCAGTCGGCGGGCGTGCTCGAGCGCCACGGCGGGGTGTTCGCCGGCGACGAACCGGTTCGCGATGGGCGGGATCATACGACTCCGTACCTCGTCGAGTCATAAGGGTGTTGGTGGTTCACACGGAATGGTGTGTCGGGACGAATCGCCGGACGAACCACCGGCCGTTAAGGCGGGCGACTGCGTTCGGCCGGACATGGCAGTACTCGAGACGATCGTCGTCGCGTTCTGGGCGATGTTGCCCGCCTACGTGCCGAACAACGCCGCAGTGCTTGCCGGCGGCGGCCGACCGATCGACGGCGGCCGGACTCTGGGTGACAGTCGACTCCTCGGCGACGGCAAGACCTGGCGTGGAACGGCTGCGGGCATTCTCGCAGGCGCGGCACTCGCGGCGGTGCTGACGCTGCTTGCAGACGACGTGAGCGCGGCGATCGGCATCGACGTGCCGGCGTTTACGCCCGCTGCGGCCCTGGGGCTTGCAGCGGGAGCCATGCTCGGTGACATTCTCGCCTCGTTTCTCAAGCGCCGGACGGGCAGAGAACGCGGCGCGATGTTCCCCGGCCTCGACCAGCTCGATTTCGTCGTCGTCTCGCTGCCGCTGACCGCGCTCGTGGCGACGGAGTGGTTCCTCGAGGTCTTCACCTGGGGCGTGATCCTCGCCGTCGTCGTGCTCACGCCAGTGTTACACGTCGGGACGAACGTGATCGCTTACAAGCTAGGACTGAAAGACGAGCCCTGGTGATCGCTCTGCGAACGTCGGGATCTCGGAGACCGCCGTCAGCGCTCGAGGTCGACGGCGACGTCTGTCGCGATCCAGCCGTCTGCGTTGTTTCGTTCGACGAAGACGACCTTGCCGGGTCGGGGTTCGTGGCTGGTGACGATCGACGACGGCGCGTCGCGTTCCGTGTCGGTTTCGGTTCGTTGCTCGACGGGTGCGTCCATCACCACGTGTTAGGCGGGCCTAAAATTATAAGGATTTTGGTCGACCTAGTCCGTCGGCTCGTGATCGAATAGGTCCTTTTTTCACGAGCGGGGCCGTGGCCCCAGTATGGGTTCCCACGAGGGGTGGTCACACGGGGCGTCAGGCGTACGTGGCGGAAAAGAGCTCGTCAGCGAACTATTCGACGTCGACGTCGCCCGTGTTCAGTCGTTAAGCTGGTCGCTGGGCCGTCGCCTCACCGTCGAGAGCGATGCGAGGCAGCGTTTCGAACTCGAGTCCCGACGGACGAACCGCTCGCTCACCGTCTTCGAGGCGAGCGACGACACGTGCGTCCTCCGTCTTCGAACGCCAGTCGGTCGGGAACGATTCTACGGCGTCGCGACGGTCGACCTCGAGGGCGGCCCCGAAAAGGGGGACTGGGTCCGGACCGAGTGATCGCGGCCACGCCAATCTTCATTGTCCGGCCGGCCGATACGACCGCGTATGGAGTTCGACGTCGTTCAGGGCGACATCGCCGCACAGGAAGCAGACGCCCTCGTCAACGCCGCCGGGACGAGCCTCCGGATGGGTTCCGGCGTCGCCGGCGCACTCCGTCGCGGGGCCGGCGAGGGGATCAACGAGGAGGCGATGAGCAAGGGGCCAGTCGACCTCGGCGACGTCACCGTCACCGACGCCTACGACCTCGCGGCCGAGTACGTCATCCACGCCGCTGCGATGGCTCACTACGGGGACGGGAAGGCGACCGAAGAGAGCATCCGCGATGCGACCCGGAACGCCCTCGAGAGAGCCGACGAGCTGGGCTGTGAGTCGCTCGTGATCCCCGCACTCGGCTGTGGCGTCGCCGGCTTCGACCTCGCGGAGGGTGCCCGGATCATCGCCGAGACGATCGCCGACTACGAGCCGGAGACGCTCGCGGACGTCCGGTTCATCACCTACAGTGACGACGAGTACGCGACGATCCGAGACGTTGCCACGGCCGTCGAGAGCTGATACGGCCTGCTGTACCGGTTTCTCGGCGAAACCAAGATGGACCGTGGTCTCGCCGGCACTGACGGACAGCGGTCCGTACGACGCGACGAACCCGATAAGTCGTCGGCGAACACAGGAAGGCGTATGCGACCGCCTGCCCAGAACGCCGAACTCGCACTCTTGCTCGAGGTCTCGGGCACGCCGAAACCGGGCAACGTCGATCGCCGTCGTAACCTGTCGGAGTTGCGATACGAACACTTCCTCGCGGGAGCCGTCGGCGCGAGGGACGGCCTCCGGATGGCCGAACACGGCGCAGCGCTCGGTGCGGCCTTCGAGCGCGCCGTCGCCGGCATGAGCGCACAACGCGGCGGCAACACCCAGTTCGGGGCGTTGCTGTTGCTCGTCCCGCTTACCCGTGCCGCCGGCGAAGACCTCTCGCCGCCGGTGCTCGAGTCGATCCTCGAGGGGACGACCGTCGCCGACGCCGCCGACTTCTATCGCGCCTTCGAGCACGTCGACGTCGGCGTGGGAGAGCCACCCGAGGGACTCGAGGCACTCGACGTCCGCCGGGGCAGCGACGCGATCCCCGACCTCGAAGAGCGCGGCCTGACGCTTCTCGACGTGATGGACCGGAGCGCGCCGGTCGACGACGTCGCCCGCGAGTGGGTCACCGGGTTCGAACGGTCGTTCATCGCAGCCGAGCGGATCACCGACGCGGACGGACCGGCGACCGACCGGGCCGCCGTGACCTTCCTCTCCCTGCTCGCCGAACGCCCCGACACGTTCGTCGCGAAACGCCACGACGAGGGCGTCGCCCGGGAAGTGACAGACCGCGCAGCCGACCTCTACGACCGAGACGCCCTCGATCGTGACCCCGAGGCCGTCGAGGACTTCGCCGACGAGCTCGTCTCCCGCGGGATCAATCCGGGGACGACGGCAGACCTCACCGCTGCCGGGCTGTTCATCGCGCTGGAGCACGACACCCTCGAGATATGAGCGACGACAACCCGGCCGAGTGGCCCGTCTCTCTCTCCGGCGTCACCGAATCGGTCGTCACGACGCTCGGACCGAACGACCGCTGGAACGTCGCTGCACTGGGACTGTTCGCGGGCGAAGACGACCTCGTCACCGCGCGCACGTGGGGAAACACCCGTACGCGACGGAACTTCCACCGCCACGGCGAGGGCTACGTCCAGTTCGTCGCCGATCCCCTCATCTTCGTCGAGGCCGCGCTCTCGATCACCGAACGCGACGACCCCGTCCTCGAGGCGGCCTGTGCCTGGACCCGCGTCGCACTCGAGCAGGTCGACGCCGGCGAGGACGAGGGAACCGACTGGGAGGAGTGGGAGCTGTGCCCGCTCGAGTCGACCGTCCGTGAGCGTCGGGTGCCGACGATCGACCGTGGATTCGGGGCCGTGATCGAGGCGACCGTCGCCGCCTCCAGACTCGAGGTTTCCGGCTACGACGAGGACGCGCTTCGCGAGCGACTGGCAGACTACGAGTCGGTCGTCGAGCGAGCCGGCAGCGAGCGGGAACGAGAGGCGCTCGAGCGCGTTCGTGAGTATTCGTCGTGGTGAGCAGCGTCGGTACCTATTGGGTTCCACCGCTTCAGGCTGAAGAGAAAGGGATTAAGAGCCTCTGGACGGAACCTGCCTGTATGGCAATCAAACCCGCCTACGTCAAAAAGACCGGGAACATCCTCCTCGAGCGATACCCGGACGCGTTTACGACCGACTTCGAACAGAACAAAGAGAGCGTCGAGAAGCTGACGAACGTCGAGTCGAAGGGCGTCCGCAACCGGATCGCGGGCTACGTCACCCGAAAGAAAAGCGCGCAAGTTCCGGCCTGAGCTGGTTTTCTCATCCCGTCAGGAGTCGTCTCGAGTGGTGACGCCGCCGTCTCTCGAGACGAAAGCGTGCGAACGGGATCCAAACGGTTTTGAGGGCACGCCACCCATGACCGTCAATGGCAGTACGAGTAGGCGTACTCGGCGCTACGGGCGCCGTTGGACAGCGATTGATCGAACTTCTGGACCCACACCCCGACTTCGAGATCGCTGCGCTCACCGCGAGCGACTCGAGTGCGGGAAAGCAGTACCGTGACGTCGCGAAGTGGCGCGTCGACAGCCCCATTCCCGAGGACGTCGCCGGGATGACCGTCTCGGCGACCGACCCCGACGAGGTGAGCGACGACGTCGATCTCATCTTCTCGTCGCTTCCCTCGAGCGTGGGTGCTGCGGTCGAACCCGACTTCTGTGAGCAGGGCTACGTCGTCTCCTCGAACTCCTCGAACGCACGGATGGCCGACGACGTCCCGCTCGTCATCCCCGAGGTCAACGGCGATCACCTCGACTTACTCGAGGTCCAGCGCGACGAGCGTGGCTGGGACGGCGCGCTCGTGAAGAACCCGAATTGCTCGACGATCACGTTCGTCCCCACGCTGGCTGCGCTCGCAGAGTACGGCCTCGAGACGGTCCACGTCGCGACCATCCAGGCGGTCTCGGGTGCCGGCTACGACGGCGTCTCCTCGATGGAGATCATCGACAACGTCATTCCCTACATCGGTGGCGAAGAGGAGAAACTCGAGACCGAGTCCCGCAAGCTGCTCGGCAGCTTCGACGGGGCCTCCCTCGAACTCGACGACGTCGAGGTTGGCGCGTCCTGTAACCGCGTGCCGACGATCGACGGCCACCTCGAGAACATCTTCGTCGAGACGACCGAGGACATCTCGCCCGAAGAGGCGGCCGAGGCGATGCGGGCGTATCCCTCGCTTTCCCTCCGATCCTCGCCGGACCAACTCATCGAGGTCTTCGATGCTCCCGATCGCCCACAACCACGTCTCGACCGTCACGTCGGCAACGGCATGGCCATCGCCGCTGGCGGCATCCGCGAGTCCACGTTCGGCCTCCAGTACAACTGTCTTGCCCACAACACGATCCGCGGCGCTGCCGGCGCAAGCGTGTTAAACGGCGAGTTGTTGCTCGAGAACGGCTACCTCTAGTCCTCGTCGTCCGATCTCGGTAGCGACACTTTCGGAAGCGCAATCACCGGGACCGACCCCTCTCGGATCAGTCGACGCGCCATGTTGCCGGTGAGCCATTCGGTGATCCGGCCGCCCTCACGCGGAGTGAACGCAATCGCGCTCGCGTCCCGCGTTTCGGCTGCGTCGAAGATCGTCGCGACGACGTCGTCGCCGTACAGCGTCTCCGTCTCGACGGTCGCGTCGCTTCCCTCGAGGGGGGCGCAGGCGCGGTCGAGAATCTCGTTTGCGTACTCTTCGCGAGGCGTCGTGGCCTGTCCGTCGTCGTTTTCGATGACGTGAACGATGATCACGGTGCTCGTCCGGTCGAGCCGTGGGGCAAGCGCGGTCGTCGTTCGTTCGGCGTCTTCCGGATCGGCGACGGGGACGATAACCCGGTCGTCGAACGTCAACGTCATTCCCATCCCCCCGGTCGACGACTGGCACGATCGACGTCAGTTCGTTTTCGTCGTCCGTCCGATCGAACTGGATCCATCGTCCTAGCGGTGTATCTCGACTCAGTATAAAGGTCGGCCGATCCCGTTTCGCACTCGGGGGTAAATTCCCGGCTGTTATGAAGCATCACAGGGTCCGTTCGGTCTCGATCCGCGTCGCGAACGTCGCCACGAGATCCGAAACCGCCGACGGTCTGTGAAGCGGACAGACGTGGCCGCTGCCGTCGACCGTGACGACTCGAGCCTGGCTGTCGGTGCCGCCCGCTTCGGCGTGAGCCGGCGCTTCCTTTCGCATGAGTCTGTCGCTTTCCCCGTTGACGATCATCACGGGACCGGAGTAGGTCTCGAGGTCGGCCCGGAAGTCATAGCCCGCGAGGTTCGGACCCGCCATTCCGAGCTGGCGCGGATAGAGTCCCGCCTCGAGGATCTCGGCTTCGTGTTCCGGTCGAAGGTTGCGATTGCGAACCCACCGCTTCCCGAGCCGTTCGACGGAACGCTCGAAGAGGGAGCTTCTGGTGACGACCCGCGTCGCCATGCTTAGCAGCCGCGTCAGGATCGCCGTCGACTCCACCGGGTTAGCGCTGCTTCCGACCAACATCAGTCCGTCGACCCGGTCGGGGAACCGTCCCGTATACGCCGTCGCGACGTAGCCGCCGAGCGAGAGGCCAACGAGTACCGCGTGGCCGCCCGCTCCCGTGCGGACGACGGTCTCGAGAAGGTCGATCGCCGAGCCGAGGTGAAACGGTTCGCCAGCGCGCGTTCCGTGACCGGGGAGGTCGGGCGCAACGACGTGGAACTCCTCGGCCAACGCGTCCCGCTGTGGCGCCCACTGTGCCCGGCTGAACGCCGTTCCGTGCAGGAAGACGATCGACTGTGCGTCTCTCGGGCCGGCGACGTCGACACCCTCACGTTCAGGATCGTCGATCAGCTCGTCCATCGACGGCTCCGTACACTTCGGACGGCCTTGACTTCCAGGCGTAACCACGCGTGGTTTCGATGTCGGAGTTGGCGGTGTCGAGCTGTGACGAACCGCGACGGCCAGCAACTATATCGGAGTCGCTTCCAAACGTCGAGGTGGCGGGGGGACGACGACGGTCCGTATCACACGAGCCGGTCTCGATCTATCACTAGCGACCCCGCCAGAGGGTTCGCCCTCATCAATAGCCTTTCTCGGATCGACGGCGGCGGCGGACGTCTCGAGAACGAACCGCCGAATCGCGGGTACCGATTCGGAAACGGCTACCGGTCAACAGCGAGAGAGTCCCCCTTTTCGTGAGACGAGTGCACCGACAATGAGTGTCGGAACTGAGGATCGAACAGGGCGGGGCGTGGATCGCGTTCACGTTCACTCCGCTTGCCTCGGATTTATTCCGACGGCTGAACGACGTCGACCGTCCCGTCGCTCGAGACGACGACGTCTACGTTTTCGTACGTAAAGGAAAGCGACACTGTGGACGTGGCGGTCATCAACAGCGTATCGAGCGCGTCCACGTCGATGACGTCGTTGAGCGGCTGCATCCGGACCGGATCTCGGTTACGGACAGCAGCGACAGTCATGACGATCGCAACGCTCGGCGTGTCGAACCCGGACCAGTCAGAAATGACGTGTCCGTCCGACGTACCCCCCGTTCGGGAGCTGTCGTCGTCCATCGTCGATCACGTCGCGTATACAGCCACGTCCCGTTTACGCTTGACGAACCGATTCATCAGGATGATAGATATCCTCGAACACTATAAGGCTGTTGTGATGAACCGAGTTACTACCCACGACCGTCGCCACACTCTGGTGTCTACCGAACCGACGTGAAGACTGCCGTGAGGGCAGTCAGCACGTGGTATGCGAGGTTGGGACCCGTAGTGTACCACGTGCGTGTACGAGTAATGCGCGCATTCCATTTAGCATTTTGTCATTATGTGAGTGAAGACACATGTGTCGGGAAAAGCGACGGTTCGACAGAAACACCGTAACGAAAACGGTTTTGAAAGCAGGGTTCGAACGCCTCCATGCTGTAGACGGAATCGGTAGGTTGGGACCCATGACGGCATACTCTGCACGAGATACGGCAATCGAACTGTTACAACAGCTCGGGTTGAAAGAATACGAAGCACGGAGTTTCGTCGCTCTCTCACAGCTTCCAACCGGGACGGCAAAGGAGATAAGCGACGTCTCCGACGTCCCTCGGACACGGGTTTACGACGCGGTTCGCGCCCTCGAGACGAAAGGGCTCGTCGAAGTACAGCACTCGAACCCCCAGCAGTTTCGGTCGGTCGCCGCCGCCGAGGCGATCGAAACGCTCCGTCAGGAGTACGAATCGCGGCTGGAAGAGCTACGCGACGCGCTCCAGCAGGTCGACGCCGTCAACGCTGACGACGACGCCGACGGCGTCCAGGAGGTGTGGTCGCTCTCGGGGGAAACGGCGATCTCGACGCGGACGGAGCAGTTACTCGAGGCGGCCGACCGGGAGGTCGTGCTCGCGATCGGCTCCGAGCGGGTGCTCTCGGCGGACCTGCTCGAGACGCTTGGCTCGCTCGACGAGCTGACAGTGATCGCCGCCGCGCCGACCGACGACCTGTGTGACCGACTGCAGGCGGCCGCTCCCGACACGGAGGTGTTCGTCTCGGAACTCGAGTGGCTCGCGCCGTCTCCGGACGATCCGAACGCGAGCGTCGCGATCGGGCGGATACTCATGGTCGATCGGGATCGGATCCTGGTCAGCTCGCTCGCCGACGACGGAAACGGGATCGGGGAACGGGCGGTATCGGGTCGTGGGATCGGTAACGGACTGGTCGTCGTCGTTCGCCAGCTAATCGCAACCGAGTTGTTACAGTCTGGGTGAACGCGGTCCGATACGGCTGGCGTTTGCCGATACGACACCGGCTCGATCGGTCTCCTCGTTACAGCGGTAGCGAGGCGAAAGCCCACCGGCTTTAGCCGTGAGAATATGTCAGTCCCGTTTCACGGCGGGGTTCGTCACCGCCCCGTTGGCCGCGGAGTCGAACGCTCGACCGTACTTCGCCAGCACGCCGCTCTCGTAGGCGGGTTCGGGATCGTAGCCCTCGAGTCGGTCCTCGATCTCCTCGTCGGTGAGATCGACCGACAGCTCGAGGTCGTCGATGTCGATCGTGATCGTATCGCCGTCCTCTAAGGCGGCGATGGGACCGCCGACGTAGGCCTCGGGGGCGACGTGGCCGATGGAGAAGCCACGGGTCGCGCCGGAGAAGCGCCCGTCGGTAAAGAGCGCGACGTCCTCGGCGTGGCCCTGGCCGGCGACGGCGCTCGTGACCCCGAGCATCTCGCGCATGCCGGGACCGCCCTGGGGCCCCTCGTTGCGGATACAGAGGACGTCGCCTTCCTCGACGTGTCCTTCCTGGACGTAGCGCATCGCCTCCGATTCCTCCTCGAAGACCCGGACCGGGCCCTCGTGGTGGAGGTGGTCCTCGCCGGTGATCTTGATGACCGCGCCGCCGGGGGCGAGGTTGCCCGTCAGGATGCGGATGGCACCGCGCTCGTGGATCGGGTCGTCCACGGTGTGGAGGAAGTCGGCGTCGAGTTCCTCGATCCGAACCGGGTCGACGCGCTCGAGTGCCTCGGCCATCGTCTCGCCGGTCACCGTGAGCGCGTCGCCGTAGAGCAGGTCGGCCTCGAGCAGTTCCCGGAGGACGACGGGGACGCCGCCGGCCTCGTGGAGGTCGTTCATCACCCGCTCGCCGCCGGGCTGGAGGTCGGCGATCTTCGGCGTCCGGCGGCTGATCTCGTTGAAGTCCTCGACGTCGAGGTCGATACCGGCCTCGGCGGCCATCGCCAGCAGGTGGAGGACGGCGTTGGTCGAGCCGCCGACGGCGACCTGCAGGGCGATGGCGTTCTCGAAGGACTCGCGAGTGAGGAAATCGGAGGGACGACGCCCGTCCCTGACGGCCTCGACGGCGAGTTCGCCGGTCTCGTAGGCGACGTCGTAGCGGCTCTCGTCCTCGGCAGGTGGGGAGGCAGAGCCAAGCGGCGCGAAGCCGAGTGCCTCGGAGATCGAGGACATGGTGTTCGCGGTGAACATGCCACCACAGGAGCCTGCACCGGGGCAGGCGTGGCGTTCCATCTCGTCGAGTTCCTCGGGAGCCATCTCGCCGTCGGCGACGGCTCCGACGCCCTCGAAGACGTTCTGGATCGTCACTTCGCGACCCTCGTGCTCGCCGGGCATGATCGAGCCGCCGTAGAGGAACACCGAGGGCAGGTCGGTCCGGATCGCGGCCATCATCATCCCGGGCATGTTCTTGTCACAGCCGCCGATGGTGACGAGCCCGTCCATGCGCTCGCCGAAGGCGACGAGTTCGACGGAGTCGGTGATCACCTCGCGGGAGATCAGCGACGCCTTCATCCCCTCGGTGCCCATCGAGATCGCGTCGGAGATGGTGATCGTCCCGAACTCGATCGGCATCCCGCCGGCCTCGTCGACGCCCTCGATCGCCGACGCCGCCACGTCGTCTAAGTGGACGTTACACGGTGTGATGTCCGCGGCCGGGTTCGCCACGCCGATCATCGGCGAGGAGAGATCGTCGTCGTCGAAGCCCATCGCCCGAAACATCGCCCGGTGAGGTGCCCGTTCTGCCCCCTGGGTCACCTCGCGGCTCGGCAAGTCGTCTTTCTCGTAGTCGAAGTGCTCGTCGTCGCTCATTCGATCGGTCACTCGAGTCGAACAACTCACCCGACGGGTTCAAGCGTTGCGGTCGACGGCTGAACGCGTCCGACCAGAAGTCGGCTGTCGGAGTCGAAATCCCCTTTTCCGTCCCGTTCCCATACCGAGTATGGTCACCGTCAGCGCGAGCGCACGACTTCACTTCGGCTTCCAGAACCTCTCGCTGGCCCGCGAGCGACTGTACGGCGGCATCGGCGTCGCCCTCGAGGAGCCGCGGGTGACGGTCGCGGCCGACCCTGCCGAGGACGTCGTCGCCAACGATCCGCTGCTTACCGAGTACGCCGAGCGGGCGGTCGACCTGCTCGAGGTGCCGGGCGTCGAACTTGCTCTCGAGCAGGCGCTCCCGCGTCACGTCGGCCTCGGCAGCGGCACCCAGCTCGCGCTGACGGCGCTTGCGGCGACGGCGCGTACGTACGATCTCGATGCGCGCGTACGAGACCGTGCGCCAGCGCTCGGCCGTGGGGGACGAAGCGGCGTCGGCGTCGCGACCTTCGAGGCGGGCGGGTTCGTCGTCGACGCCGGCCACCCGACGGGACGGTTCACGACCGACCGTCCTGCAGACGGCGACTGGACGGTGCCGCCGGTCGTCGCCCGCCACGCGCTGCCGACGGAGTGGCGCTTTCTCGTCGTCGTGCCGGCGGCCGAGCCGGGACGCAACGGCGACGACGAGGACGCGAGCATCCGGACGGTGATCGAACGCGCCGACCCCGCCGTCGCCGACGAGATCGCGGGCGTGCTCACCCGAAAGCTGTTGCCCGCCGCCGCCGAGGGACGACTCGAGGCTTTCGGCGACGCCGTCGGGGAGGTTGGCCGGAAAAACGGCGTCTGGTACGCCGACACCCAGGGCGGGGTGTTCCGCCCGCCGGCGGGCGATCTCGTCGCGAAGCTCGAGGAACGTCCCGTCCTCTCGGGCGTCGGCCAGTCCTCGTGGGGGCCGACGGTCTACGCCGTCACCGACCGGGCTCACGCCGATGAGGCCCGGACAGCCGCTCTGGACGCGCTCGCGGCGTGTGACCTCGAGGGCGACGTCGTTCTCGCACGGCCGGCAAACGACGGCGCACAGGTGTGGTGATACTGTCGGTCATACCGACGTGAACACGGCTGGTGACAGCACGGCCAGACACACGTTCAACGGCCGGATCACCCGGACACCAGTTCACAGGTCCATGACCGACAGTATGACGACCGCAATCGAGCCGGACGTTTTTGGGGACCGACCACTTACGGGCGGGCATGCAGTTCTGTGACGACTGTGGCTCGATGATGAAAGCCCAGGGCGACTGCATGGTCTGTACGAACGAAGACTGTGCCGCCTCGAGCGAGCGCGACCCCGACGCGGAAGCCGCGTTCGTCACCACCGAATCCCAGACGGACGACGACGTGATCGAATCCGACGAGAACGCCAACTTCGAGGGCAAACCGAAGGCGACGGACGTCCGCTGTGAGGCGTGTGGCAACGAGGAAGCGTGGTACACGCTCAAGCAGACGGCCTCGGCCGACGAGCCGCCGACGCGGTTTTTCAAGTGCACCGAGTGTGGAAAGCGCTGGCGCGGATACAACTGAGTT contains:
- a CDS encoding triphosphoribosyl-dephospho-CoA synthase, which translates into the protein MRPPAQNAELALLLEVSGTPKPGNVDRRRNLSELRYEHFLAGAVGARDGLRMAEHGAALGAAFERAVAGMSAQRGGNTQFGALLLLVPLTRAAGEDLSPPVLESILEGTTVADAADFYRAFEHVDVGVGEPPEGLEALDVRRGSDAIPDLEERGLTLLDVMDRSAPVDDVAREWVTGFERSFIAAERITDADGPATDRAAVTFLSLLAERPDTFVAKRHDEGVAREVTDRAADLYDRDALDRDPEAVEDFADELVSRGINPGTTADLTAAGLFIALEHDTLEI
- a CDS encoding proline dehydrogenase family protein, coding for MIPPIANRFVAGEHPAVALEHARRLNDRGVNAILNLLGEHYEDRESAADDADEYRRLIDDIAAAELSACVSVKPTQLGLDVGEDVFRELLAAVVSHGRKRDVFVWLDMEDHTTTDATLEAYEELAREHGGGIGVCVQANLRRTRDDVERLADVPGKVRFTKGAYDEPASVAYTDKTVVDRELLSLLEYAFAEYDGAVAVGSHDPAVIERAIALHETYGTDFEIQMLMGVREDTQYELASEYEVWQYVPHGDRWKSYFYRRMTERTENITFAARAVLGR
- a CDS encoding universal stress protein, with translation MTLTFDDRVIVPVADPEDAERTTTALAPRLDRTSTVIIVHVIENDDGQATTPREEYANEILDRACAPLEGSDATVETETLYGDDVVATIFDAAETRDASAIAFTPREGGRITEWLTGNMARRLIREGSVPVIALPKVSLPRSDDED
- a CDS encoding alpha/beta fold hydrolase is translated as MDELIDDPEREGVDVAGPRDAQSIVFLHGTAFSRAQWAPQRDALAEEFHVVAPDLPGHGTRAGEPFHLGSAIDLLETVVRTGAGGHAVLVGLSLGGYVATAYTGRFPDRVDGLMLVGSSANPVESTAILTRLLSMATRVVTRSSLFERSVERLGKRWVRNRNLRPEHEAEILEAGLYPRQLGMAGPNLAGYDFRADLETYSGPVMIVNGESDRLMRKEAPAHAEAGGTDSQARVVTVDGSGHVCPLHRPSAVSDLVATFATRIETERTL
- the asd gene encoding aspartate-semialdehyde dehydrogenase is translated as MAVRVGVLGATGAVGQRLIELLDPHPDFEIAALTASDSSAGKQYRDVAKWRVDSPIPEDVAGMTVSATDPDEVSDDVDLIFSSLPSSVGAAVEPDFCEQGYVVSSNSSNARMADDVPLVIPEVNGDHLDLLEVQRDERGWDGALVKNPNCSTITFVPTLAALAEYGLETVHVATIQAVSGAGYDGVSSMEIIDNVIPYIGGEEEKLETESRKLLGSFDGASLELDDVEVGASCNRVPTIDGHLENIFVETTEDISPEEAAEAMRAYPSLSLRSSPDQLIEVFDAPDRPQPRLDRHVGNGMAIAAGGIRESTFGLQYNCLAHNTIRGAAGASVLNGELLLENGYL
- a CDS encoding DUF447 domain-containing protein, coding for MSDDNPAEWPVSLSGVTESVVTTLGPNDRWNVAALGLFAGEDDLVTARTWGNTRTRRNFHRHGEGYVQFVADPLIFVEAALSITERDDPVLEAACAWTRVALEQVDAGEDEGTDWEEWELCPLESTVRERRVPTIDRGFGAVIEATVAASRLEVSGYDEDALRERLADYESVVERAGSEREREALERVREYSSW
- a CDS encoding DUF502 domain-containing protein, which encodes MTSWKRDFASGLIVLGPILVTLYIIYWLYGLVAGLTPGLILDADVLRPLIPGGSDQAVQTREQIAQLLRVLVALSVFAILTLSVGYLMRTTVGSLVERVVDDVANRVPGLRVVYNASKMAAETAFGEQESLQEPVKLETWNGLRMTAFKTGKTTDDGREVLFLPTSPNITTGFVIEVESDRITEIDEDVEEALTRVLSAGFGDSERNSGIGGGVPIDVVDERAAERNDD
- a CDS encoding macro domain-containing protein — its product is MEFDVVQGDIAAQEADALVNAAGTSLRMGSGVAGALRRGAGEGINEEAMSKGPVDLGDVTVTDAYDLAAEYVIHAAAMAHYGDGKATEESIRDATRNALERADELGCESLVIPALGCGVAGFDLAEGARIIAETIADYEPETLADVRFITYSDDEYATIRDVATAVES
- a CDS encoding CDP-2,3-bis-(O-geranylgeranyl)-sn-glycerol synthase; this translates as MAVLETIVVAFWAMLPAYVPNNAAVLAGGGRPIDGGRTLGDSRLLGDGKTWRGTAAGILAGAALAAVLTLLADDVSAAIGIDVPAFTPAAALGLAAGAMLGDILASFLKRRTGRERGAMFPGLDQLDFVVVSLPLTALVATEWFLEVFTWGVILAVVVLTPVLHVGTNVIAYKLGLKDEPW
- a CDS encoding 30S ribosomal protein S17e, whose translation is MAIKPAYVKKTGNILLERYPDAFTTDFEQNKESVEKLTNVESKGVRNRIAGYVTRKKSAQVPA